One region of Juglans regia cultivar Chandler chromosome 4, Walnut 2.0, whole genome shotgun sequence genomic DNA includes:
- the LOC109013608 gene encoding protein CHROMOSOME TRANSMISSION FIDELITY 7-like isoform X1 translates to MQSKISSFFKPSASVAPKSPIFNGHGQDDELTIWEKKEHRFFNTYTRRAQKSHSASETLKKSICDNWCFKPESKASVRPINNKKKRSYAQFHLDLGQSDFNLHTCSACGINYAPGERDDEKAHKAFHKDYTHGIPFKGWCNERLVPMPCTEGGRIILVLDCDPPVYKKKVEEVVKMMEIELGSGWTFHKSCKVYLFISSRRIAGCLIAEPIKQAFKLSSRSEDGGFHGTSIKKIESQKSATLQFGVIGLKREVNKKAPSFACSVALDGNLGAIICEREAVPAVCGIRAIWVTPSNRRKHIASQLLDAMRKSFCMGFVLERSQLAFSQPTSAGKKLAFRYFGTRSFLVYKTNNLDS, encoded by the exons ATGCAATCCAAGATCAGTTCCTTCTTCAAACCCTCTGCTTCTGTTGCTCCCAAATCCCCTATCTTTAACGGCCACGGCCAGGACGATGAATTGACGATTTGGGAGAAGAAAGAACATCGGTTTTTCAATACGTACACTCGCAGAGCTCAAAAGTCACACAG CGCCAGTGAAACGCTCAAGAAATCCATTTGCGATAACTGGTGTTTCAAGCCGGAATCAAAAGCGTCTGTAAGACCAATTAACAATAAGAAGAAGAGAAGCTATGCGCAGTTCCATTTAGATTTGGGTCAGTCTGATTTCAACCTCCACACATGTTCCGCATGTGGGATCAATTACGCTCCtggagagagagacgatgagaaGGCTCACAAGGCATTTCATAAGGACTATACCCATGGGATCCCATTCAAG GGTTGGTGTAATGAAAGGCTCGTTCCTATGCCGTGTACTGAAGGGGGCCGAATCATTTTGGTGTTAGATTGTGATCCTCCTGTTTATAAGAAAAAG GTTGAGGAAGTGGTAAAGATGATGGAAATTGAGCTTGGAAGCGGATGGACATTCCATAAGAGCTGTAAG GtatatctatttatttcctCCCGAAGGATTGCCGGATGTCTAATTGCAGAACCGATAAAACAAGCATTCAAACTTTCATCACGCTCAGAGGATGGGGGATTTCATGGTACCTCtattaagaaaatagaaagcCAGAAATCAGCTACCCTCCAATTTGGGGTTATTGGTTTGAAAAGGGAAGTCAATAAAAAAGCTCCTTCCTTTGCTTGTTCTGTGGCGTTGGATGGGAATCTTGGAGCAATTATTTGCGAGAGGGAAGCTGTCCCTGCTGTTTGTGGAATCAGAGCCATTTGGGTCACTCCGTCTAACAGAAGAAAACACATAGCCAGCCAATTACTGGATGCTATGAG GAAAAGTTTCTGCATGGGATTTGTCCTTGAACGCTCTCAGCTGGCATTCTCCCAGCCAACCTCAGCTGGAAAGAAGTTGGCATTTAGGTATTTTGGCACTCGATCTTTCTTGGTTTATAAAACCAACAATCTGGACTCCTAG
- the LOC109013608 gene encoding protein CHROMOSOME TRANSMISSION FIDELITY 7-like isoform X2: protein MQSKISSFFKPSASVAPKSPIFNGHGQDDELTIWEKKEHRFFNTYTRRAQKSHSETLKKSICDNWCFKPESKASVRPINNKKKRSYAQFHLDLGQSDFNLHTCSACGINYAPGERDDEKAHKAFHKDYTHGIPFKGWCNERLVPMPCTEGGRIILVLDCDPPVYKKKVEEVVKMMEIELGSGWTFHKSCKVYLFISSRRIAGCLIAEPIKQAFKLSSRSEDGGFHGTSIKKIESQKSATLQFGVIGLKREVNKKAPSFACSVALDGNLGAIICEREAVPAVCGIRAIWVTPSNRRKHIASQLLDAMRKSFCMGFVLERSQLAFSQPTSAGKKLAFRYFGTRSFLVYKTNNLDS from the exons ATGCAATCCAAGATCAGTTCCTTCTTCAAACCCTCTGCTTCTGTTGCTCCCAAATCCCCTATCTTTAACGGCCACGGCCAGGACGATGAATTGACGATTTGGGAGAAGAAAGAACATCGGTTTTTCAATACGTACACTCGCAGAGCTCAAAAGTCACACAG TGAAACGCTCAAGAAATCCATTTGCGATAACTGGTGTTTCAAGCCGGAATCAAAAGCGTCTGTAAGACCAATTAACAATAAGAAGAAGAGAAGCTATGCGCAGTTCCATTTAGATTTGGGTCAGTCTGATTTCAACCTCCACACATGTTCCGCATGTGGGATCAATTACGCTCCtggagagagagacgatgagaaGGCTCACAAGGCATTTCATAAGGACTATACCCATGGGATCCCATTCAAG GGTTGGTGTAATGAAAGGCTCGTTCCTATGCCGTGTACTGAAGGGGGCCGAATCATTTTGGTGTTAGATTGTGATCCTCCTGTTTATAAGAAAAAG GTTGAGGAAGTGGTAAAGATGATGGAAATTGAGCTTGGAAGCGGATGGACATTCCATAAGAGCTGTAAG GtatatctatttatttcctCCCGAAGGATTGCCGGATGTCTAATTGCAGAACCGATAAAACAAGCATTCAAACTTTCATCACGCTCAGAGGATGGGGGATTTCATGGTACCTCtattaagaaaatagaaagcCAGAAATCAGCTACCCTCCAATTTGGGGTTATTGGTTTGAAAAGGGAAGTCAATAAAAAAGCTCCTTCCTTTGCTTGTTCTGTGGCGTTGGATGGGAATCTTGGAGCAATTATTTGCGAGAGGGAAGCTGTCCCTGCTGTTTGTGGAATCAGAGCCATTTGGGTCACTCCGTCTAACAGAAGAAAACACATAGCCAGCCAATTACTGGATGCTATGAG GAAAAGTTTCTGCATGGGATTTGTCCTTGAACGCTCTCAGCTGGCATTCTCCCAGCCAACCTCAGCTGGAAAGAAGTTGGCATTTAGGTATTTTGGCACTCGATCTTTCTTGGTTTATAAAACCAACAATCTGGACTCCTAG
- the LOC109013534 gene encoding uncharacterized protein LOC109013534, whose amino-acid sequence MTRSSASSKKQQKRGVDFKKIKRKVGRKLPPPKNATNTEIKSKAIILPEQSVASEKQGLAVNKKGLTLKELLQQTSHHNPKVRRDALIGIRDLFLKHPAELTLHKYAVIEKLRERISDDDKVVRETLYQLFKTVIFPSCKEDNQGLFTSLIMAYIFNAMTHLSIDIRLMAFKFLDLVVENHSPSFLLYAEKILQSYGDILRKNQFYSHDKGKLKNVLAGLMRCLSLVPCNKREVDSCENKDAGQGMLHAFEPDMPAESAGFPLIVEKLKDLVPILVNCFQDFISLVHTMPLLDVQSFDCLVGILQSIDIAVRSFIYGTSKGKSEYALSHGESDVTVRDEAISSLLMKKVLVVFPLSPAHQLSEKDVDRYFIFNVLITGILLQFSEWICPPAGVMEKFLEFIENALLRKICSGTRFGKAVWEKHLLSLLPFFPKLLLQVVSNWRSRLLQAFTKTFMDCHPESSLKLACLSTIEDMLIPKEDGPCLDSSDPEILDHQIAWIRELSPLLILLGDKNPYCSQVVLRLQLRLGQCALVNSSFAWEYENMQYSLLEFYSTCRDDGDIYYGPFIRLPKDSQELSLCSLYYFSNLDSPLLKSIASCCLCPDLEPFILFRIVEVLHSAYTAGHIKITDHISFFITLLSRVKVFPENIYPVIQSDTEIGNRGTFKSVTSVVCSNLSQMGDTSLIFQIVEKVTLGQMLLKPPLDNACAMLRMLAILDSKPTRLSEQSINTLSNFLSGYLIDVVHCIPEDHDEPNVSIPILRYYLLPCFFLFDRSHKLLDLVLRMMGSLITESSSPLFSPDYIRYATDSSSRTNAIVSVIVLMHRDVKVHKILSELKAETRNLLQKILSLQSSEEINMTIEERHKIRRAFDKLKALASANGLPAL is encoded by the exons ATGACGCGTTCCTCAGCTTCATCAAAGAAGCAGCAAAAGCGGGGAGTCGACTTTAAA AAAATAAAGCGTAAGGTTGGCCGGAAATTGCCCCCACCGAAGAATGCTACGAATACTGAAATTAAATCCAAAG CAATTATTCTTCCTGAGCAGAGCGTAGCATCAGAAAAGCAAGGTTTAGCTGTGAACAAGAAAGGTTTGACTTTGAAAGAACTTCTTCAGCAAACATCCCACCACAATCCGAAAGTTCGTAGAG ATGCATTGATTGGTATCAGGGATTTATTCCTTAAACACCCAGCAGAGCTAACGTTGCATAAATATGCTGTCATAGAAAAATTGCGTGAACGTATCAGTGATGATGATAAAGTGGTTCGAGAAACACTGTATCAACTGTTTAAGACAGTAATATTCCCAAGCTGTAAAGAg GACAATCAAGGGCTtttcacttccttaatcatggcATATATATTTAATGCAATGACGCATTTATCAATTGACATTCGGCTCATGGCGTTCAAATTTCTTGACCTTGTTGTTGAAAATCATTCCCCATCCTTTTTGTTGTATGCTGAAAAG ATTCTTCAAAGTTATGGGGATATTCTACGGAAGAATCAGTTCTATTCACATGACAAGGGCAAGCTCAAGAATGTTCTTGCTGGGTTGATGCGCTGCTTGTCACTGGTGCCATGTAATAAAAGAGAAGTTGACTCATGTGAAAAT AAAGATGCTGGACAAGGGATGTTACATGCTTTTGAACCTGACATGCCTGCAGAATCTGCTG GGTTTCCTCTCATCGTCGAGAAACTAAAGGACCTCGTGCCAATTTTAGTTAATTGTTTCCAAGATTTCATTTCACTGGTTCATACAATGCCACTTCTCGATGTGCAATCATTTGATTGTCTTGTGGGTATACTTCAGAGCATAGATATTGCAGTCAGATCTTTTATTTATGGGACTAGTAAGGGTAAGTCCGAATACGCACTTTCTCATGGAGAATCAGATGTGACAGTGCGGGATGAAGCTATCTCATCATTGTTAATGAAGAAGGTACTAGTAGTGTTCCCCCTCAGTCCAGCGCATCAGCTTTCCGAAAAG GATGTGGATAGATATTTTATCTTCAATGTTTTGATTACGGGAATACTTTTGCAATTCAGTGAATGGATATGCCCTCCTGCTGGTGTAATGGAAAAATTTCTAGAATTTATAGAAAATGCGCTGCTTAGAAAG ATTTGTAGTGGAACACGATTTGGCAAAGCAGTATGGGAAAAGCATTTACTTtcccttcttcctttctttccgAAACTTCTTTTACAAGTGGTGAGCAATTGGAGGTCTCGTCTTCTTCAG GCGTTTACTAAAACTTTCATGGATTGCCATCCCGAGTCTTCATTAAAACTGGCATGCCTTTCTACAATTGAAGACATGCTTATTCCT AAAGAAGATGGGCCGTGCCTTGATTCTAGTGATCCAGAAATATTAGACCATCAAATTGCTTGGATAAGAGAGCTTTCTCCATTGCTAATCCTGCTAGGTGATAAAAATCCATATTGTTCCCAG GTTGTCTTGCGTCTGCAACTTCGCCTGGGCCAGTGTGCTCTGGTAAACTCATCCTTTGCATGGGAATATGAAAACATGCAATACTCATTACTAGAGTTTTACAGCACGTGCAGAGATGACG GAGATATATACTATGGCCCTTTCATAAGGCTTCCTAAAGATTCTCAAGAACTCTCACTCTGTTCCCTCTACTATTTCTCTAATTTGGATTCACCTTTGTTGAAGTCAATAGCTTCCTGTTGCCTGT GTCCTGATTTGGAACCATTTATATTATTTCGAATTGTAGAGGTTCTGCATTCGGCATATACTGCTGGACATATCAAAATTACTGACCATATCAGTTTCTTCATCACTTTGCTCTCACGTGTGAAAGTTTTTCCTG AAAACATATATCCTGTTATACAGAGTGACACAGAGATTGGAAACCGTGGAACATTTAAGTCAGTCACTAGTGTTGTTTGCTCAAACCTATCGCAGATGGGTGAtacttctcttatttttcagaTAGTAGAGAAAGTAACACTTGGACAGATG TTGCTGAAGCCACCTCTAGACAACGCATGTGCTATGCTCAGAATGCTTGCTATACTGGATTCCAAACCCACAAGACTTTCTGAGCAGAGTATTAACACTCTAAGCAATTTCCTTTCGGGATACCTCATTGATGTTGTGCAT TGCATTCCAGAAGATCATGACGAGCCCAATGTCTCCATTCCTATCCTCCGTTATTACCTCCTCCCttgttttttcttgtttgatAGAAGTCACAAACTTCTGGATCTCGTGCTGAGGATGATGGGGTCACTGATAACTGAAAGTAGTTCACCGCTTTTTTCACCTGACTATATCCGATATGCAACAGACAGTTCAAGTAGAACAAATGCCATTGTTTCTGTCATTGTTTTGATGCACAGGGATGTTAAAGTTCATAAAATTCTCTCTGAACTGAAGGCAGAAACTCgcaatttattacaaaaaatactcTCTTTACAG TCTTCAGAGGAAATCAACATGACCATAGAAGAAAGGCACAAAATTCGGCGTGCCTTCGATAAACTAAAAGCTCTGGCATCAGCCAATGGTCTGCCTGCATTGTAG